The following is a genomic window from Salinibacterium sp. UTAS2018.
GCGAGGGTCGCGGAGGCTTGCGCCACCATGGCTGGATGCCAACGAAAAGTCGGCGCCGTGACGCCCGTGCCGAGATCGCCTGTCGTCGTCTCACCGAGACCGCTGAGCACGTTCCACACGAACGACGCTTGCCCCTGCTGCGGCACCCACGGCTGGTAGTGATCGGCCGCCATGACGCCGCGGAAACCCCGACTCTCCGCGTGCTGGGCAAAGCCCATCACCTCGCGCGGATGAAAACGTTCGAGCATGGCGGCATAGCCGATATGGGGTGCAGAAACAGTCACGGGCATCCGTCTATTGTGGCGCTTACGGCGACCCAAGTGGGCCCACCATTCGCACAACCGTTGAGTTGGCGGGGCTGCGGGCGGATAATGGCGATCTACTCAATGAGGAGTCAGCATGAATCTCGGCGCGTTTTCTGTCCGTCCCACCACGAAAGACCGCGCTGCGTCTTGTGCGTTTCACCAGAGACGAAGCCTCGAGCGATCACGAAGCCCGATCGTGATTGATCAGCACCGCTAGCCCGCTGATGCACGTCATTCTCATCCCCGGATTTTGGCTTGACGGAGACTCCTGGGCTCCGATAACCCGCGCGCTACGAGATGCCGGTCACACCGCGCATCCGCTCACCCTTCCTGGCTTGCGTCGCCGCGACACTCACCGTGCTGAAGTCACTCTGGCCGACCACGTTGCGGCCGTGGTCGCGGTCGTTGACGCCCTCACGCACGTCGAAGCCGACGGCAGCGAAAACGGCGACGAAAAGGAAGAACCAACGCCACGCATCGCTCTTGTCGCGCACAGCGGTGGTGGCCCGATCGCGCATGCGGTAGCGGATGCCCGCCCCACCTGTCTCGCCAGAATCGTGCACGTCGACACTGTGCCCCTGCCGAACGGCATGCCCATTAACACCGAGCTACCTACCGTCAACGGCGAAATTCCCCTGCCCGACTGGAGCGTGTTCGACGACGAAGACCTCGTCGACCTCACCGACGAACTGCGGGAATGGTTTCGCGAAATCGCTATTCCCCAGCCCGCGCTCATCGCGAGCACCCCGCAATCCCTCTCTACCCCAGCGCGCTTCAGCGTGCCCGCTACCGTGATCTGTTGCGAGTTCGAGGCTGATCAAGTGCGGGAATGGATGAGCAAGGGTGCGCCGTTCGCCACCGAACTCGCGCAGCTCACCGACCTCGAACTCGTGGACCTGCCCACCGGACACTGGCCACAGTTCACGAAACCGGCTGAGCTCGCAGACGCCATCATCACGGCTTTGCATCGCGCCTAAAGCGGGTCTTGTCGTTAGCAACGACTCGCCCTACACTGAGCAAACGCCAACTATTGAAAGGAGCCTCGCGTGTTTATTTTCACTATTACGAAGAACCCCACTACCGCCGGCTCCGTCGGCACCCCCACCGCCTAACCGGTTAGCGTTTTCCGCTCACCGGTTCTGACGGTGGCGGCGCTCACGGAGCACACGACCCAACTCGATCATCGCTAACGGCGATTGGCTGACGAGTCTGCACCCTCATTCGCGGGTGCGTTCGCCTCTCGATGATCTTTCCTCTTTCAGCGACTCGCGATCACTGGGGATGCCGTTGGGTCACCACCTGAAACAGCGCACTTGTGCGCGCCTTCCGCATCCATTTTTCTCACGAATACAGCTCACGAATACAGCTCACGAAAGACATCTCATGAACGCAACACTGGCGGCTCCGAAAGACCGTCATGACCATCCGCCCGAACCCAGCGCCGCCCAGAACCCGCACGACGCAGCACCGCGCCAAGCGATGCCGCGTCGCGTGGGAGTCGTCGACCGTCTTGCCCTGCATCTCGGCGTCGCTCTCATCACCTGGAGTCGCCGGCCGCACCGCTCTCGACTGCTCGCCTCGCCTCAGCAGCGGGCCGAACACCAGCTCCGTCGCGAACGACTGGCTCAGGCCAGGGCTCGCGCCGAGCACCACTATCCGCGGTTCATCATCCGCTGATAACACCACAAAAGACCGCCGCCGGATCTCTCCGGCGGCGGTCTTTTCGTTGTCAGCGAACTGTGAGCGAATTGACTTGGCACTCTCGGGGTGAGAGTGCTAATTTTTTCTTGTTGAGTCACGGTGACTCAACTTTGAGAAAGGGGTTTCCCATGACACTGTCATTTGATCCTTTTGCCGAACTCGACAGGCTCTCCGCAGCTGCCCAGTCCCGCGTCGGCACCCAGCCCATGCCCGTGGATCTCTATCGCCAGGCTGACGAGTACGTCCTCACCGCCGATCTCCCGGGTGTCGACCCCGGATCCGTTGACGTTGACGTTGATGGTCAGTTGCTCACGATCCGCGCCGAGCGTACGGCCGGCGAGCGCGACGGCGCAAAATGGCTCTCGCAGGAGCGTCGTTACGGCTCCTACCTGCGCCAGTTCAGCATCGGTGCCGGGATCGACCGCGAAAACATCAGCGCTAGCTACGACAACGGCGTACTGAGTGTGATTATCCCGGTGTCGGAGAAGGCAAAGCCTCGCAAAATTGAGGTCAGCACCAACGCCGACAACCAGTCTCGATCGACCGACAAGGTCGCGGTCACGAGCTAGCCGGCTGTCAGTAGTCGGCGATTCTTGCCGACGCAACAACGATGGGCGGATGCTTCACGCATCCGCCCATCGTGTGTTAACCCGTGTGCGCGTCTCGCGCGCTAGGCCCTACAGCGCCCGCAAGCGCGGAGCGATGTCACGCTCGAAGAGCTCGAGGAAGCGACGCTGGTCGCCACCGGGCGCATGGAACACGAGGTGGTTGAGGCCAGCATCCACGTACGGACGAATCTCTTCAACGATCTTGTCGGGATCGTTGCCCACGATCCAGCGCGACGCGATCTGTTCGATAGGCAGAGCGTCGGCAGCGCGCTCCATCTCGATCGGGTCGGTGATGTCGTGCTTCTGCTCCTTGGAGAGAGCGAGCGGCGCCCAGAAACGGGTGTTCTCGAGGGCGACGTCAGCATCGGTGTCGTACGACAGCTTGATCTCGATCATCCGGTCGATGTCTTCGAACTTGCGGTCCATCTTGGCCGCGCCCTCCTTGACGCCGGGGATTAGCGCGTCGTTGTAGAGGGCCATGCCCTTGCCCGACGTGCAGATGAAGCCGTCGCCCGCACGGCCGGCGTACCGTGCCACCATGGGGCCGCCGGCGGCGATGTAGATCGGGATGGGCTGGTCAGGGCGGTCATAAATGCTCGCACCGTGAGTGGAGTAGTACTCCCCCTCGAACGACACCCGGTCGGAGGTCCAGAGTTCGCGCATGAGACGGACCGATTCGCGCAAGCGAGCGAAGCGCTCTTTGAACTCGGGCCAGTCCTGCTCTCCGGCACCGCGGAATCCGGTCGCTACTTCGTTGAGGGCCTCGCCCGTTCCGACACCAAGCATGATGCGCCCCGGGTAGAGGCAGCCCATCGTGGCGAAGGCCTGAGCGAGCACAGCGGGGTTGTAGCGGAACGTCGGAGTCATCACGCTCGTACCGATACGAATCGTGCTCGTGCGCTCCCCCACCGCCGCCATCCAGCTCAGCGAGAACGGCGCGTGACCGCCCTCGTGACGCCACGGCTGAAAGTGGTCGCTGACCGCAACACTCTCCATGCCGTGAGCTTCGGCGGCCACCGCAATCTCTACGAGTTCGCGCGGGGCGAATTGTTCAGCTGACGCTTTGTATCCGAGAGTGAGAGTCATAAACCTATTGTGCCGGTGTTAGTCGCGCGGCGCTTGCAAAAATTCAGAAACCACCCGCGGTACATACGGCGCAACGTCTCCGCCGAGCGCCGCCACTTGGCGTACGAGCGAGCTGGAAACGTGCGCGTGGGCGGGGTTCGGCAGCATAAAGATGGTTTCAACGGCCGCAAGATCGCGGTTCACGATCGCCATAGGAGTTTCGTACGCGACATCCACTTGAGAACGGATGCCCTTCACGATGACGCTCGCACCGACCTCAGTGCAGTAGTCAACGAGCAAGCCCATGCTCCAGCTGGTGACGCGGATGTTGCCCGCAAACCGAGCATCCGCTATCGCTTGCTCGAGCAGCGAGACGCGCTGGGCAATCGGCAAAAGAGCCGTCTTACCGGGGTTGTGCACGACGAGAACGTGCACTTCGTCAAAGGTTTTTGCCGCCCGCTCAATCACGTCCAGGTGGCCCAGGGTGACAGGGTCAAAGGACCCAGGAACGACAGCGATCCGACTCATGCTTCAACGATAGTGGCTGGGGCCTGCCGCCGCGTGGGAGTTCGCTGTGCGGGCAAACAACATTGGCCGCCAAGAGGCCTCGTGCCGGGCCCGATTAGCGCCGGGCCCAGCTCGTGCCAGCGCCAGCTCGTGCGCCGGCCCAGTTCGTGCGTGGTCTAGTTCTTGCCGAGGAAGGCTTCGGCGCTTTCGTCGAGGCGGCGTTGCAGTGCTTCGGCGAGCGCCGGATGCTCCGCAAGGGTCGGATCGGCGGCCTGCACCGTTTGTGCCGCCTCCCGAGCCTCTGTGATCAGCTGCCCGTCGTTGGCCACGCGCAGCAGCTTGAGGCTCGAACGCCCACCCGATTGCACTCCGCCGAGCACGTCACCTTCGCGACGCAGCTCGAGGTCTTTGTTGGCCAGTTCGAAACCATCGAGAGTGGATGCCACGGCCTCGACGCGTTCGCGAGCCAAAGACTCCCCCTCGGCTGCTGTCACAAACAGGCACAGGCCGGGGACGCCACCACGGCCCACGCGGCCGCGCAACTGATGCAGTTGCGAGACTCCGAAGCGGTCGGCATCGAGCACGACCATGACGGAAGCGTTGGGCACGTCGACGCCCACCTCGATCACGGTCGTTGCGACAAGCACATCGATGTCGCCGGCGGCGAAAGCGCGCATGAGCTCGTCTTTCTCGTCGCTCGAGAGCTTGCCGTGCAGCGCCTCGATCCGCTTGCCCGCGAGAACCTCGTTGCTGCGGAGCGACGCCAGCACCTCGGTGACGTTGGCAATGGGGCGCGGCGGGCCGGCATCCGGATCGTCGGTTGATTTCGAGGCGGGCTCGGTGCCAGGCTCTTCGGTCTTGGCATCAATCGCGGGGCACACGACGAACCCCTGCCGGCCGATGGCCAGTTCTTCGGCCAGTCGCTGCCAGACGCGCGAGACCCAGCCGGGCTTCTCGGCCAGCGGGACCACGTGGCTGCTGATCGGCTGGCGGCCAGCAGGAAGCTCAGCGATGGACGAAATGTCGAGGTCACCGAAGACCGTCATCGCGACCGTTCGCGGGATCGGGGTGGCGGTGAGAACGAGAACGTGCGGCGGCTTCGCACCCTTAAGGCGCAGAGCCTCGCGCTGATCAACGCCGAAGCGATGCTGTTCGTCGACGACGACGAGTCCGAGGTCGACGAAGCTCACGGCATCGCCCAAGAGAGCGTGCGTGCCGATGACGATGCGGGAGGCGCCCGAGACGGTCGCCAGAAGGGCCTTCTTGCGCTCGGCCGTGGGCAACTGACCAGTGATCAGCGTCGGGCGCAGTTCGGCCGCGAGATCGGGCCCAAGCGTGCGCACGATCGAGCGGAAGTGCTGATGAGCAAGCACCTCGGTGGGCGCCAGCAACGCTGACTGGCCACCGGATTGCGCAACAGCCAACATTGCCCGCAGCGCGACGAGCGTCTTACCGGAACCCACTTCACCCTGCACCAGGCGATTCATCGGCACAGGCTCGGCGAGGTCATGGAAAATCTGCTCGCCGACGGACTGCTGGTCGCCCGTGAGCGTAAACGGCAACGCAGCATCGAAACCTTCGAGCAGGGAGCCAGCCGTGCGCGCAATCGCCTCAGACTCGCGCTGCTTCTGGCGCTGCTGCAAGAGAGCGGACTGCAGCACGAAAGCTTCTTGAAAGCGCAGGGCATCGCGAGCACTGCGCCAATCGGAGTCGACCTTGGGGCGGTGCACGAACTCAAGCGCCTGCGAATACCGCAGCAGTTCGCGTTCGCGGCGCACGGCATCCGGCACCGGGTCCTCCAGCGGGCCGAGGGTATCGAGTACGACCTCGACCGCTTTCTGAATCTGCCAGCTCGCGACCGTGGCGGTAGCGGGATAAATCGGGATTGGCTGCTCAGCCCAGCCCTTGGCCTGCTCAGGCTTTTTTAGCTCGAGCTCATCGCGATCGAAGAGTTCGTAGTCGGGGTGCGCCAGTTGGCGCGTGCCGCGGTACTGCCCGACTTTGCCGGCGAAGATTCCGCGCACGCCGGGCATGAGCTCGTTCGCGCGCCAGGCTTGATTAAAAAACGTAAGGGTCAGGATGCCCGTGCCATCGCTGATCGACACCTCAAGAATGGAGCCGCGCTTGTTGCGCATGGGGCGGTTACGAACCTCGCGCACTTCGGCCACGATCGTGACTGCTTCATCCAGCGGCAACTCGGCAAGAGCCGTGAGTTCACCGCGCCGCGCATACCGCCGCGGATAGTGCGTCATGAGGTCGCCGACCGTAAGCAAACCGAGGCCGCGCTGCATGGAGGTAGCAGTGCGCCCGCCGAGCACAGCACTGAGCTTCTGGTCGAGGGGCGAGGTCACTCTAGAAGAGTACCGGTGACCACTGGCGTTGAGCCCGCTGAGGCCCTCACCCGGGCTAGGCTCGACACGCTATGACTCGCATTATTGCCGGATACGCCGGCTCCCTCACGATTGCCGTTCCCAGCGCCGGAACTCGCCCCACGAGCGACCGCCTGCGCGAAGCGATTTTCTCCGCGCTCGAAGCCCGCGACGCCATCGAGGGTGCGCGCGTGCTCGACCTTTACGCGGGCACCGGCGCACTCGGCCTCGAATCCGCGTCTCGCGGTGCGCCCCACGTCACCCTCGTCGAAAACAACGCTCGCGCCGCTGCCACCTGCCGCAAGAACGCGACGCTCATCGCGGCAAAGGCTCCGCGCGGCTCAAAACCGATCATTCTCACCGCTGCGCGCGCCGTTCACACCTTCTTGGAGACATCCGGCGATCAGTGGGATCTCGTCTTTATCGACCCGCCGTACGAGCTGGGCAATGCCGAGCTCGACGTCGCGCTCGCACTGCTGGCGCCGCAGCTCAGCCCGGACGCGCTCGTGATCGTGGAACGCAGTTCACGCGACCCCGAACCCGAATGGCCCGCCGGGCTCGAACTCGACCGCCGCAAAGACTACGGCGACACCACGCTGTATTGGGTTCAGCCCAGCGAACGCTAGTTCACCCGTTGGAGCACTCTTCGCTGAACCGTTCGGCGGAGCATAGCTTCAGCACGCTCTAGCCCGCCGCGCCATCCCACCCGGCGTAGGGATCCCAGCCGCCACGCTCGGTGTAGGCGACTCCATCGACGAGCAGCCCTTCACCCTCGACCACGCGACCGATGGCCCGGAACCCTGCCGGCAGCACTGTTGCCTCGGGGAACGTCGCGAGCAAGGAATGGTC
Proteins encoded in this region:
- a CDS encoding alpha/beta fold hydrolase, which translates into the protein MISTASPLMHVILIPGFWLDGDSWAPITRALRDAGHTAHPLTLPGLRRRDTHRAEVTLADHVAAVVAVVDALTHVEADGSENGDEKEEPTPRIALVAHSGGGPIAHAVADARPTCLARIVHVDTVPLPNGMPINTELPTVNGEIPLPDWSVFDDEDLVDLTDELREWFREIAIPQPALIASTPQSLSTPARFSVPATVICCEFEADQVREWMSKGAPFATELAQLTDLELVDLPTGHWPQFTKPAELADAIITALHRA
- a CDS encoding Hsp20/alpha crystallin family protein, with protein sequence MTLSFDPFAELDRLSAAAQSRVGTQPMPVDLYRQADEYVLTADLPGVDPGSVDVDVDGQLLTIRAERTAGERDGAKWLSQERRYGSYLRQFSIGAGIDRENISASYDNGVLSVIIPVSEKAKPRKIEVSTNADNQSRSTDKVAVTS
- the fgd gene encoding glucose-6-phosphate dehydrogenase (coenzyme-F420), which codes for MTLTLGYKASAEQFAPRELVEIAVAAEAHGMESVAVSDHFQPWRHEGGHAPFSLSWMAAVGERTSTIRIGTSVMTPTFRYNPAVLAQAFATMGCLYPGRIMLGVGTGEALNEVATGFRGAGEQDWPEFKERFARLRESVRLMRELWTSDRVSFEGEYYSTHGASIYDRPDQPIPIYIAAGGPMVARYAGRAGDGFICTSGKGMALYNDALIPGVKEGAAKMDRKFEDIDRMIEIKLSYDTDADVALENTRFWAPLALSKEQKHDITDPIEMERAADALPIEQIASRWIVGNDPDKIVEEIRPYVDAGLNHLVFHAPGGDQRRFLELFERDIAPRLRAL
- the coaD gene encoding pantetheine-phosphate adenylyltransferase, whose translation is MSRIAVVPGSFDPVTLGHLDVIERAAKTFDEVHVLVVHNPGKTALLPIAQRVSLLEQAIADARFAGNIRVTSWSMGLLVDYCTEVGASVIVKGIRSQVDVAYETPMAIVNRDLAAVETIFMLPNPAHAHVSSSLVRQVAALGGDVAPYVPRVVSEFLQAPRD
- a CDS encoding ATP-dependent DNA helicase RecG; the protein is MQRGLGLLTVGDLMTHYPRRYARRGELTALAELPLDEAVTIVAEVREVRNRPMRNKRGSILEVSISDGTGILTLTFFNQAWRANELMPGVRGIFAGKVGQYRGTRQLAHPDYELFDRDELELKKPEQAKGWAEQPIPIYPATATVASWQIQKAVEVVLDTLGPLEDPVPDAVRRERELLRYSQALEFVHRPKVDSDWRSARDALRFQEAFVLQSALLQQRQKQRESEAIARTAGSLLEGFDAALPFTLTGDQQSVGEQIFHDLAEPVPMNRLVQGEVGSGKTLVALRAMLAVAQSGGQSALLAPTEVLAHQHFRSIVRTLGPDLAAELRPTLITGQLPTAERKKALLATVSGASRIVIGTHALLGDAVSFVDLGLVVVDEQHRFGVDQREALRLKGAKPPHVLVLTATPIPRTVAMTVFGDLDISSIAELPAGRQPISSHVVPLAEKPGWVSRVWQRLAEELAIGRQGFVVCPAIDAKTEEPGTEPASKSTDDPDAGPPRPIANVTEVLASLRSNEVLAGKRIEALHGKLSSDEKDELMRAFAAGDIDVLVATTVIEVGVDVPNASVMVVLDADRFGVSQLHQLRGRVGRGGVPGLCLFVTAAEGESLARERVEAVASTLDGFELANKDLELRREGDVLGGVQSGGRSSLKLLRVANDGQLITEAREAAQTVQAADPTLAEHPALAEALQRRLDESAEAFLGKN
- the rsmD gene encoding 16S rRNA (guanine(966)-N(2))-methyltransferase RsmD produces the protein MTRIIAGYAGSLTIAVPSAGTRPTSDRLREAIFSALEARDAIEGARVLDLYAGTGALGLESASRGAPHVTLVENNARAAATCRKNATLIAAKAPRGSKPIILTAARAVHTFLETSGDQWDLVFIDPPYELGNAELDVALALLAPQLSPDALVIVERSSRDPEPEWPAGLELDRRKDYGDTTLYWVQPSER